In one window of Zingiber officinale cultivar Zhangliang chromosome 11A, Zo_v1.1, whole genome shotgun sequence DNA:
- the LOC122032956 gene encoding protein trichome berefringence-like 7 produces the protein MSSSFSRSVSSRLTPRSVSSPRVSAHRKWWVAQRPSFSNLAVIFCLVSVILVAGCMFYLYAFRYFGRGKLVSGFIDESDVCNVFDGSWVPDDSYYPIYNSTECPFAERGFNCFANGRQDMNYLKWRWKPRRCYIPEFDAREVLERLRGKRVVFVGDSMSRTQWESLICMLMTGVQDPNTVYEVNGNNISKTIRFLGVKFQTFNLTVEFFRSVFLVQQGLPPNHGPRRVRMTLKLDKMDDINHKWIDSDVLIFNSGHWWTPTKLFDMGCYFQTGGALKLGMSINSAFRVALDTWASWVETMVNTNRTHVFFRTFEPSHWSGLNQTACEVTEQPLSVAKADDRSEFADIIATVVGNMTVPVTVLNVTLMGAFRSDAHIGTWSHPSSILDCSHWCLPGVPDAWNELVFSYPLTNRWKRLGR, from the exons ATGAGCAGTAGTTTTAGCAGGAGTGTTTCGTCTCGGCTTACGCCTAGAAGTGTCAGCAGCCCTAGGGTTTCGGCTCATCGGAAATGGTGGGTAGCGCAAAGACCATCCTTCAGTAATCTGGCTGTGATCTTCTGTTTGGTCTCGGTGATACTGGTTGCTGGATGTATGTTTTATCTCTATGCTTTCCGATACTTCGGTCGTGGAAAATTGGTCTCGGGCTTCATTGATGAATCTGATGTCTGTAATGTCTTTGATGGTAGCTGGGTTCCTGATGATTCTTATTATCCGATTTACAATAGCACAGAATGCCCATTTGCTGAAAGGGGGTTTAATTGTTTTGCAAACGGGAGACAGGATATGAACTATCTTAAATGGAGATGGAAACCTCGACGATGCTATATCCCTGAATTTGATGCACGTGAAGTCTTAGAAAGGCTCAGAGGAAAACGAGTTGTCTTCGTGGGAGACTCAATGAGCCGTACTCAGTGGGAGTCTCTCATATGTATGCTTATGACTGGGGTTCAGGATCCCAATACTGTTTATGAAGTAAATGGAAATAATATATCAAAAACAATTCGATTCTTGGGTGTTAAGTTCCAGACATTCAACTTGACTGTGGAATTCTTTCGATCAGTGTTTCTAGTGCAGCAGGGCTTGCCACCAAATCATGGACCAAGGAGGGTTCGCATGACACTTAAGCTAGACAAAATGGATGATATTAATCATAAGTGGATAGATTCAGATGTTTTGATTTTCAATTCTGGCCATTGGTGGACACCTACTAAACTCTTTGATAT GGGTTGCTATTTCCAGACTGGAGGCGCATTGAAGCTTGGCATGTCTATCAATTCTGCTTTCAGAGTAGCCTTAGATACTTGGGCATCATGGGTTGAGACAATGGTTAACACAAACAGAACTCATGTTTTCTTCCGAACTTTTGAACCTTCCCATTGGAG TGGCTTAAATCAGACGGCCTGCGAGGTGACAGAGCAGCCTCTTTCAGTGGCTAAAGCTGATGACAGGAGCGAGTTTGCTGATATAATAGCTACGGTAGTTGGAAACATGACAGTTCCTGTTACTGTCCTCAATGTAACATTGATGGGTGCCTTCAGGAGCGATGCCCATATCGGCACTTGGAGCCACCCTTCTTCGATTCTTGATTGCAGCCACTGGTGCCTTCCCGGAGTCCCTGATGCTTGGAATGAACTCGTGTTCTCTTATCCGCTAACAAACA GGTGGAAAAGATTAGGTAGATGA